Proteins from a genomic interval of Beijerinckia indica subsp. indica ATCC 9039:
- a CDS encoding ABC transporter permease, with translation MPQNPSFSSEMLGDAMHFSLAGHWTLEWSKGLESAAADLLKALGKARKAVFNLAGVERLDTAGAWLIDRTRRNLSERGVSTELDHVRPEYGILFQEAHFRTFPEPKRQNASFFVAPLVETGKTVVEAGRETLRGMSFLGEAIASLAQSFVQRQHFRGISLVYQIETIGLRSVPIITLINFLVGCIVAQQGLFQLRRFGASTFAVDLLGILTLRELGVLLTSIMIAGRSGSAITAEIGSMKMREEIDALTVMGLRPIEVLIVPRLLALVISLPLLTFIADMAALAGGLLVSYSYGGIQPVAFLNRLHDAISLHTFYTGLIKAPFMALVIGLIAAVEGFAVEGSAESLGRQVTTSVVKSIFMVIVLDGLFAMFFAGINY, from the coding sequence ATGCCGCAAAACCCTAGTTTTTCAAGCGAGATGCTCGGTGATGCGATGCATTTCAGTCTTGCCGGACATTGGACGCTTGAGTGGTCGAAAGGCCTTGAAAGCGCCGCCGCCGATCTTCTCAAAGCGCTGGGTAAGGCGCGCAAGGCGGTTTTTAATCTCGCCGGTGTCGAGCGCCTCGATACGGCTGGCGCCTGGTTGATCGACCGGACCCGCCGGAATCTTTCCGAGCGGGGCGTTTCGACCGAGCTCGATCATGTGCGGCCGGAATATGGCATTCTGTTCCAGGAAGCCCATTTCCGGACTTTTCCAGAGCCCAAGCGTCAAAACGCTTCCTTTTTTGTCGCGCCGCTGGTGGAAACGGGCAAGACGGTTGTCGAGGCCGGCCGGGAAACCCTTCGTGGCATGAGCTTTCTTGGGGAGGCCATTGCCTCGCTGGCGCAGAGTTTCGTCCAACGCCAGCATTTTCGGGGCATTTCCCTCGTTTATCAAATCGAGACCATCGGCTTGCGCAGCGTGCCGATCATCACTTTGATCAATTTTCTGGTTGGCTGCATCGTTGCGCAGCAGGGCCTGTTTCAATTGCGCCGCTTCGGCGCCTCGACATTTGCCGTGGATCTGCTTGGAATTCTGACGCTGCGGGAACTCGGCGTTCTTCTGACCTCGATCATGATCGCTGGCCGCTCGGGCTCGGCGATCACCGCCGAAATCGGCTCGATGAAGATGCGCGAGGAGATCGATGCTCTGACCGTGATGGGCCTGCGCCCGATCGAAGTCCTCATCGTGCCGCGCCTGCTGGCCTTGGTCATCAGCCTGCCTCTCCTGACCTTTATCGCGGATATGGCGGCCTTGGCGGGCGGTCTGCTCGTCTCCTATTCCTATGGCGGCATTCAGCCGGTCGCCTTCCTTAATCGCCTGCATGATGCGATCAGCCTGCACACTTTTTATACCGGCCTTATTAAGGCTCCATTCATGGCTTTGGTCATTGGGCTCATCGCGGCGGTCGAAGGTTTCGCGGTCGAGGGCTCAGCGGAATCGCTTGGTCGTCAGGTGACCACCTCGGTCGTTAAATCGATCTTCATGGTCATCGTGCTCGATGGATTATTCGCCATGTTCTTCGCGGGGATCAACTATTGA
- a CDS encoding ABC transporter ATP-binding protein, whose protein sequence is MKGLDLDVYKGEVLGFVGGSGTGKSVLTRTILGLVRKRSGRIEMFGSDIDRISVKARALIERRIGVMFQQGALFSGLTVKQNVQVPMREHLTLSPRLMDELALLKIELVGLPRDAAEKYPSELSGGMIKRAALARALALDPELVFLDEPTSGLDPIGAAEFDDLIATLQKTLGLTVFMVTHDLDSLYAICDRIAALADGKVIAAGPLPTMLASPHPWLRAYFHGKRARQLLGDATLAEAVR, encoded by the coding sequence ATGAAAGGCCTCGATCTCGACGTCTATAAAGGCGAGGTTTTGGGTTTTGTCGGTGGCTCCGGCACGGGCAAGTCGGTCCTGACCCGGACCATTCTTGGCCTTGTCAGGAAACGGAGCGGCCGTATCGAAATGTTCGGTTCGGACATCGACCGGATTAGTGTCAAGGCGCGGGCCCTGATTGAGCGGCGCATCGGCGTCATGTTCCAGCAGGGCGCTCTCTTTTCCGGCCTTACGGTGAAACAGAACGTGCAAGTGCCGATGCGCGAGCATCTGACCCTTTCGCCACGCCTCATGGACGAATTGGCTCTGCTTAAGATCGAACTCGTCGGTCTGCCGCGCGATGCGGCCGAAAAATATCCTTCCGAACTTTCTGGCGGTATGATCAAGCGTGCGGCACTCGCCCGCGCCTTGGCGCTCGATCCCGAACTCGTTTTTCTCGACGAGCCGACCTCCGGGCTCGATCCGATCGGCGCGGCGGAGTTCGACGATTTGATCGCGACTTTGCAGAAAACCTTGGGGCTCACCGTCTTCATGGTGACGCATGATCTCGACAGCCTCTATGCGATCTGCGATCGCATTGCCGCTTTGGCCGATGGCAAGGTGATTGCCGCTGGTCCCCTGCCCACCATGCTCGCCTCGCCCCATCCTTGGCTGCGCGCCTATTTCCACGGTAAAAGGGCGCGGC